Proteins encoded by one window of Panicum virgatum strain AP13 chromosome 7N, P.virgatum_v5, whole genome shotgun sequence:
- the LOC120680554 gene encoding uncharacterized protein LOC120680554, with product MENAMYYLSSQLVVTNKLGVEHHLQLVLLMVPLFKKTLVETVHENMSSETLNDVTELDTKYATGNIQLHKLLTILLLMSCRNGSARQKQTKKNQWIVGENKVFYFHHCSLRVHTIVLCPDVLNPLPSFAFGKGILHAPHVRSGREGWGWEEDEQICSLFLFFLLFCIFFGRITI from the exons ATGGAAAATGCAAT GTATTACCTTTCAAGTCAACTTGTTGTTACAAACAAACTAGGGGTAGAACACCATCTCCAACTTGTGTTATTGATGGTGCCACTTTTCAAGAAGACACTCGTTGAAACTGTTCATGAGAATATGTCTTCTGAG ACGCTGAATGATGTCACTGAACTGGACACAAAGTATGCAACAGGGAATATTCAGCTCCACAAACTGCTCACAATATTATTATTGATGTCTTGCAG GAATGGATCTGCACGtcagaaacaaacaaaaaaaaaccagTGGATCGTAGGGGAGAACAAGGTTTTTTACTTCCATCACTGTAGCCTGAGGGTTCATACTATAGTTTTGTGCCCAGATGTGCTCAATCCTTTGCCTTCTTTTGCTTTTGGGAAAGGGATCCTCCATGCCCCACACGTGAGATCTGGAAGAGAGGGTTGGGGATGGGAGGAGGATGAACAGATctgttctctctttctttttttcctcctaTTCTGTATCTTTTTTGGTAGGATAACGATCTGA